The Huiozyma naganishii CBS 8797 chromosome 6, complete genome genome includes a window with the following:
- the YSH1 gene encoding cleavage polyadenylation factor subunit YSH1 (similar to Saccharomyces cerevisiae YSH1 (YLR277C) and SYC1 (YOR179C); ancestral locus Anc_6.74) — MSQASNTSFKFFALGGGNEVGRSCHIIQYKGKTIMLDAGVHPAYQGMASLPFYDDFDLSTVDILLISHFHLDHAASLPYVMQRTPFKGRVFMTHPTKAIYRWLLRDFVRVTAIGVDSTLAAEESLYTDEDLAESFDKIETIDYHSTVEVNGIKFTAYHAGHVLGAAMFQIEIAGLKILFTGDYSREMDRHLNSAEVPPQSSDILVVESTFGTATHEPRLHRENKLTQLIHTTVGRGGRVLMPVFALGRAQELMLILDEYWQKHSDELGSGQVPIFYASDLARKCMSVFQTYVNMMNDDIRKKFRDSQTNPFIFKNISYLKNLEEFQDFGPSVMLASPGMLQSGLSRDLLEKWCPEQKNLVLITGYSVEGTMAKYIMLEPDTIPAIGNPEINIPRRCQVEEISFAAHVDFQENLEFIEKINAQNIILVHGESNPMGRLKSALLSNFSSTKGTDNEVHVYNPRNCVEVALEYKGIKVAKAVGNIVDEVLQKEEKFVSKNSKDSDVGLKMEETEVEGEEVTTVGENDKIKAEATTADENKKTETEATTANEDGKIKKETTASVEATPEQEDIVISGILVSDDKNFDLTLVSLSDLREHHTELSTTVLRERQTMMVNCKKELVYWHLCQMFGDITVERDDSGVTNQEVSKIENKSSPESEKLVLQIMGDIRVTLIDNMAVLEWNQGLISDTIADSIVTILMSVDSAPASVKMSSHSCSHQHGHEHAHEHEENDAVIQQERAWKIKKLVNLFKEQFGDAFTLMLRKDETVVPSQKEDIMGEITMGKASAKINFTQMKVEECNSNPLKGRVESIMEIGASLVSSLC; from the coding sequence ATGTCACAAGCTTCAAATActtccttcaaattttttgctttggGCGGTGGGAATGAAGTTGGGAGGTCATGCCATATCATACAATACAAGGGTAAAACTATAATGCTCGACGCTGGGGTGCATCCAGCCTACCAAGGTATGGCATCTTTGCCGTTTTATGATGACTTTGATCTTTCTACCGTGGACATCTTGTTAATATCCCATTTCCATTTGGACCATGCCGCGTCTTTGCCGTACGTAATGCAACGAACGCCATTTAAAGGCCGAGTGTTTATGACACATCCTACGAAGGCAATCTATAGATGGTTACTAAGAGATTTCGTTAGAGTCACTGCTATTGGTGTTGACTCAACTTTGGCAGCAGAGGAGTCTCTGTACACAGATGAGGATCTTGCGGAATCCTTTGACAAGATTGAAACCATTGATTATCATTCCACTGTAGAAGTTAACGGGATCAAGTTTACTGCGTATCATGCCGGACATGTTTTGGGTGCAGCTAtgtttcaaattgaaaTTGCTGGCCTAAAGATTCTTTTTACGGGTGACTACTCCAGGGAAATGGATCGTCATTTGAATTCGGCTGAAGTTCCTCCACAGTCATCGGATATTTTGGTTGTGGAATCCACCTTCGGTACAGCTACACATGAACCTCGTCTACATAGGGAAAATAAGCTTACTCAACTAATACATACGACGGTTGGTAGGGGTGGGAGAGTTCTGATGCCGGTGTTTGCTCTTGGGAGGGCGCAGGAATTGATGCTTATATTAGACGAATATTGGCAAAAACATTCCGATGAGTTGGGCAGCGGGCAAGTTCCAATATTTTACGCATCTGATCTTGCAAGAAAGTGTATGAGCGTTTTCCAGACTTACGTGAATATGATGAACGACGATATACGGAAAAAGTTCAGAGACTCTCAAACGAATCcgttcatcttcaagaacatATCATATCTGAAAAACCTGGAGGAATTCCAGGATTTTGGACCCAGTGTCATGTTAGCATCGCCAGGCATGCTTCAAAGTGGATTATCGCGagatcttttggaaaagtgGTGCCCTGAGCAAAAAAACCTGGTTTTGATTACTGGTTACTCGGTGGAAGGTACAATGGCGAAGTACATAATGTTGGAGCCGGATACCATTCCTGCTATAGGGAATCCTGAGATTAATATCCCAAGGCGTTGTCAAGTAGAAGAAATATCTTTCGCCGCGCACGTTGATTTCCAGGAAAACTTAGAGTTCATCGAGAAAATCAATGCACAAAATATCATTTTGGTTCATGGTGAATCTAATCCCATGGGGAGATTGAAGTCGGCCCTGTTATCCAACTTTTCTTCCACTAAAGGAACAGATAATGAGGTTCATGTATACAATCCAAGAAACTGTGTCGAAGTTGCCTTGGAATACAAGGGTATCAAGGTTGCGAAGGCGGTAGGTAATATTGTCGATGAGGTCTTAcaaaaagaggagaagTTTGTTTCCAAGAATTCTAAGGACAGTGATGTTGGTTTAAAGAtggaagaaacagaagttGAGGGAGAGGAAGTAACGACAGTCGGTGAAAACGACAAAATAAAAGCAGAGGCAACGACGGCCGAtgaaaacaagaaaacagAGACAGAAGCGACGACGGCCAATGAAGACGgcaaaataaaaaaagaaacaactgCTAGTGTCGAGGCTACGCCCGAGCAAGAAGATATAGTCATTTCAGGAATTCTTGTTTCTGATgacaaaaattttgatcTGACCCTGGTGTCTTTGTCGGATTTGCGAGAGCACCACACGGAACTCTCGACGACTGTATTGAGAGAAAGACAGACCATGATGGTGAACTGTAAAAAGGAACTGGTATACTGGCATTTGTGTCAAATGTTTGGTGACATCACTGTTGAACGAGACGATAGCGGAGTTACAAACCAAGAAGTGTCAAAGATAGAAAACAAGTCATCCccagaaagtgaaaagttGGTCCTCCAAATAATGGGAGACATTCGGGTGACGCTTATCGATAATATGGCAGTATTGGAATGGAATCAAGGTTTGATAAGTGATACTATCGCCGATTCTATCGTAACCATTCTTATGAGTGTTGATTCCGCGCCTGCCAGTGTGAAAATGAGCAGTCACTCGTGCTCCCATCAACATGGACACGAGCACGCGCATGAACACGAAGAAAATGACGCCGTAATACAGCAGGAACGTGCATGGAAGATAAAAAAACTTGTCAACCTTTTCAAGGAGCAATTTGGGGATGCATTTACACTAATGCTTCGGAAGGACGAGACCGTTGTGCCCAGTCAAAAGGAAGATATTATGGGTGAAATTACTATGGGTAAGGCTTCAGCCAAGATAAATTTCACCCAAATGAAGGTGGAAGAATGTAACTCTAACCCCTTGAAGGGCAGAGTGGAGAGTATCATGGAGATTGGTGCTAGTTTAGTGTCCAGTTTATGCTGA
- the KNAG0F03040 gene encoding uncharacterized protein (similar to Saccharomyces cerevisiae YLR278C; ancestral locus Anc_6.75) yields MARPKKEISEQNIEKFHKELEMAGNRSDLLLRDKRGRSRSCLLCKRRKQKCDHKLPSCTACLKASVMCIQPVRYNEETQSSPANPSHTGKPLVKVEPFGTKVPIIPINHSHNQNQNGGVIVSPTVKGTGSLTPAGSVATTSSTPSLASLNDFDSEMENGPGNGSMDSSNKYPFRPSSTSSTSSTNRIQKPKTMDKDQYTSFIERKLRYLEKMIELPPGGAMFQRKLGRYKKITHLLGDIDDLEKYVPNGPAQDHVQGITTPTTTIAAPRPERGHIPQLASDSLDSIDFNKCLFAKYFGKNYFPYDPAFEFDGPLAKSLLDVFFKRLQFKYPLLDEQEIYTFHEHFSKNNIYFYSTNEFHFASGRMWLVFAISAYMNKTTGKYKGLAPERYFSTAVRHVTKCSDNLNYVQKVEILTLLVLYLLRTDRDSSLLYDIMKDVMFICQKYLSLNKWFPQDPFARKKLRLFWCVYLLERMICVSVGKPFTISEADINLPLFDESSFNTQNSKVRGVHFINQSLKLRRLESAFVEKLNILPNTNSPTPPKQTDLPLVNDFFKQLEVWRSSCSISHVENFENETLKLYYYRSVRLLIQPYLEFLTPEDRLFRESQAAAGQICQLYKIFHQKTVSGHSTPAVHTVFVAGVNLVYCMWLARNYDDERRKKLGDMSKHTRPLISASLFSNMDDLRACSVCLYVMTERSQFARVFRDTFDQLMNATVGNLIERCGPDSSELIYLSVQDGNYSVHGNEYNVRKSSVDSAEADLGQDGSRTTSDEDKDPNGMPPARKRVFGKGQAEEHAGFVENSQVDIEEQKKLEAKQGDLAKQILPKGLTYLLTETNKDPPTSNLPSIITNTRGVPLDDNLLRSVKDIENSHQYMIKKPANSNECNWQMVQEQAFLQQQLAQQNLQVYLASLTNSSSNKGNANKGENPTFPQQFQPPMLSRHPQLSNNITNDLQATTSHKEIMTSLLSKSNSNISNVRNSGPIASSPSIMSDQLRSLRTNHGTQGTLSSAVASPLPPIGYPTIEGKPAESGVLFSNGTHDMINNISTWTGNSVFRDLSQRENYAIHQGLSYPNNIVTGDAIPQTPQQLSYHSYPPSPIPTGQNQSYQNQPLQPHQHFQQIQQQQHAHILQGQNMSAGIDNTQLPPSIMNNAANDYLHSGNVNQADTSNLVGSAPSTQIEDFWTINDDYGFLT; encoded by the coding sequence ATGGCGAGACcgaagaaagagatcagCGAACAGAATATAGAGAAATTCCATAAGGAGTTGGAAATGGCAGGGAACCGAAGTGATCTGCTTCTAAGGGACAAGAGGGGAAGGTCCAGATCCTGCCTGCTCtgcaagagaagaaaacaaaaatgtGACCATAAACTTCCAAGTTGCACAGCGTGTTTGAAGGCGTCTGTGATGTGTATACAGCCTGTACGGTACAACGAGGAGACGCAGTCATCTCCAGCCAACCCCTCTCACACTGGGAAACCCTTGGTTAAAGTGGAACCCTTTGGGACAAAAGTACCCATCATACCGATAAACCACAGCCACAACCAAAACCAAAACGGCGGTGTGATAGTATCCCCAACGGTGAAGGGAACAGGGTCTTTGACACCAGCGGGCAGTGTCGCTACCACAAGCAGCACTCCATCGTTGGCTAGTCTCAATGATTTCGACTCCGAGATGGAAAACGGCCCTGGGAATGGCTCGATGGACTCTAGTAACAAGTACCCATTTAGGCCGTCCTCCACATCTTCTACCTCCTCTACCAATCGAATACAGAAACCCAAGACAATGGATAAGGACCAGTACACGTCGTTTATCGAGCGGAAGTTGCGGTACTTGGAAAAAATGATAGAGTTGCCCCCTGGGGGTGCTATGTTCCAGAGGAAACTGGGACGGTATAAAAAGATCACGCACCTGTTGGGGGATATTgacgatttggaaaaatacGTCCCCAACGGGCCAGCACAGGACCATGTGCAAGGTATAACGACGCCAACGACAACAATAGCGGCACCTCGCCCGGAGAGGGGCCATATCCCTCAGTTAGCAAGCGACTCACTTGATTCAATCGACTTTAACAAGTGTCTCTTTGCCAAGTACTTTGGTAAAAATTACTTCCCTTACGACCCGGCATTCGAATTTGATGGTCCGCTAGCCAAATCGTTACTAGACgtctttttcaaaagattgcAGTTTAAGTACCCGTTGCTGGACGAGCAAGAAATCTACACTTTCCATGAGCACTTTTCTAAGAACAATATCTACTTTTATTCGACAAACGAGTTCCACTTTGCGTCGGGGAGAATGTGGCTGGTCTTTGCTATCAGCGCCTATATGAATAAAACCACGGGTAAGTACAAAGGGCTGGCACCGGAAAGGTACTTTAGCACCGCTGTGAGGCACGTCACCAAATGCAGTGATAACCTGAATTACGTCCAAAAAGTAGAAATACTGACACTACTGGTACTTTACCTGCTGAGGACTGATAGAGACTCCTCTTTACTGTACGATATCATGAAGGATGTGATGTTCATTTGTCAAAAATACTTGTCGTTGAATAAATGGTTCCCTCAGGATCCCTTCGCTCGCAAAAAACTGAGACTCTTTTGGTGTGTTTACCTCTTGGAGAGAATGATCTGTGTATCGGTTGGGAAACCATTCACGATCAGCGAAGCAGATATCAATCTGCCCTTATTCGATGAAAGCTCCTTTAACACccaaaattcaaaagtAAGGGGCGTTCATTTTATTAACCAGTCCTTGAAATTGAGAAGACTGGAATCAGCTTTCGTCGAAAAGTTGAACATCCTGCCTAATACTAATTCCCCAACTCCACCCAAGCAGACAGATCTGCCCTTGGTCAAcgacttcttcaaacaattGGAAGTATGGAGGTCGTCATGTTCAATCTCTCACGTGgagaactttgaaaacGAAACGTTGAAACTGTACTATTATAGATCCGTCAGATTATTGATCCAGCCGTATTTGGAATTTTTGACCCCAGAGGACAGACTGTTCAGGGAATCCCAGGCTGCCGCGGGACAAATCTGCCAGCTCTACAAGATATTCCACCAAAAGACCGTCAGTGGCCATTCCACACCAGCAGTGCACACTGTATTTGTGGCTGGCGTGAACCTCGTCTATTGTATGTGGTTGGCAAGGAATTACGACGAcgagagaagaaagaaactgggAGACATGTCCAAGCATACGAGGCCACTGATTAGTGCTAGCCTATTCTCTAATATGGATGACTTGAGAGCTTGCTCCGTGTGTCTCTACGTCATGACGGAAAGATCACAGTTTGCAAGAGTGTTCAGAGACACTTTCGATCAGCTCATGAACGCGACAGTTGGTAACTTGATTGAAAGATGTGGTCCAGACTCCTCAGAGTTAATTTACCTATCTGTTCAAGACGGCAACTATTCAGTTCACGGGAACGAATATAATGTCAGGAAGAGCAGTGTAGATAGCGCTGAAGCGGATTTGGGACAGGATGGATCCCGAACAACTAGTGACGAGGATAAAGACCCTAACGGAATGCCTCCTGCTAGGAAAAGAGTTTTCGGCAAAGGGCAGGCCGAGGAACATGCCGGATTTGTAGAGAATTCGCAAGTGGATATAGAGGAACAGAAGAAGTTAGAGGCGAAGCAAGGAGACTTGGCTAAGCAAATCCTGCCAAAAGGCCTGACATATCTACTTACGGAAACTAATAAGGACCCACCGACTTCAAATCTGCCTTCTATAATAACTAATACGAGGGGTGTTCCTCTTGATGATAACCTGCTTCGGTCGGTAAAGGATATCGAGAATAGCCACCAGTATATGATCAAGAAGCCTGCAAACTCGAATGAATGTAACTGGCAGAtggttcaagaacaagctTTCTTGCAGCAGCAATTGGCACAGCAGAACTTGCAAGTCTATCTGGCTTCCTTGACGAATAGTTCCTCAAACAAAGGCAATGCCAACAAGGGGGAAAACCCTACATTCCCACAACAATTCCAACCCCCCATGTTATCACGTCACCCTCAGCTATCGAATAACATTACAAACGATCTTCAGGCCACAACTTCGCATAAGGAGATAATGACGTCTTTGCTATCGAAGAGTAATTCTAACATTTCGAATGTGAGAAACAGCGGACCAATCGCATCCTCGCCTTCCATCATGTCAGATCAGTTGAGATCGCTCCGAACCAATCATGGTACACAAGGTACATTATCGTCAGCGGTAGCGTCCCCTCTCCCACCAATCGGGTACCCAACTATTGAGGGTAAACCGGCTGAGAGTGGTGTGTTGTTCAGCAATGGTACCCACGACATGATTAACAACATTTCCACATGGACGGGGAACTCCGTATTTAGGGATTTATCGCAAAGGGAGAACTATGCAATTCATCAAGGGCTGTCCTATCCAAATAATATAGTAACTGGAGACGCTATCCCGCAAACGCCCCAGCAGCTATCTTATCATAGCTACCCGCCGTCCCCAATTCCAACAGGCCAAAACCAGTCATACCAGAACCAGCCGTTGCAACCTCACCAGCATTTCCAGCAGattcaacagcagcagcacgCGCATATCCTTCAAGGACAAAATATGAGTGCAGGTATAGATAACACACAATTGCCACCCTCTATTATGAATAATGCAGCCAATGACTACCTTCACAGTGGTAACGTCAATCAAGCGGACACTTCAAACCTAGTAGGAAGTGCTCCTTCTACACAAATTGAAGACTTTTGGACGATTAACGATGATTACGGTTTTCTGAcatga
- the ECI1 gene encoding dodecenoyl-CoA isomerase (similar to Saccharomyces cerevisiae ECI1 (YLR284C) and DCI1 (YOR180C); ancestral locus Anc_6.78), with protein MTMKPEDKISGSVDGCFYVIKFNCPQTLNAMSYDDFLYTTRLLDRAERDPNVYFTVLQSSGKYFSSGADFRSVPNNPSGDEGTELTRWLENFLAKNQYITSSFIKHSKVLIACLNGPAIGLSAAIVLLCDLVYSMDARGTKNFLQFPFSQLGLSCEGATSVTLPQKIGRNAASTKLFFGERLYFADMLHSVINRDYALDDGDVDKFNTQVMQDLRAKIRGLYLPAVLQMKDVLRASNDTVSKLELANSKEVHGALPYWVDGEPQRRFARLRDAKLAARGRSKI; from the coding sequence ATGACTATGAAACCAGAGGATAAGATCAGCGGGTCTGTCGATGGCTGCTTTTATGTGATCAAGTTTAACTGTCCGCAGACTTTGAATGCGATGTCGTATGACGATTTCCTGTACACGACGAGGCTGCTGGACCGGGCCGAAAGGGATCCCAACGTGTACTTCACCGTCTTGCAGAGCTCTGGGAAGTACTTCTCCTCCGGGGCGGACTTCCGGTCGGTGCCCAACAACCCGAGCGGCGACGAGGGCACGGAGTTGACCAGGTGGCTGGAGAATTTCCTCGCCAAGAACCAGTACATCACGAGCTCGTTCATCAAGCACTCCAAGGTGCTGATCGCGTGTCTGAACGGGCCCGCGATCGGACTGAGCGCCGCGATTGTGCTGCTGTGCGATCTGGTTTATAGCATGGACGCGAGGGGCACGAAGAACTTTCTGCAGTTCCCCTTCTCGCAGTTGGGACTCTCCTGCGAGGGTGCCACCTCTGTGACACTGCCGCAGAAGATCGGCCGCAACGCGGCTTCGACCAAGCTCTTCTTTGGGGAGAGGTTGTACTTCGCTGATATGCTCCACTCTGTGATCAATCGCGACTACGCTCTGGACGACGGCGACGTAGACAAGTTTAACACGCAAGTGATGCAAGACCTTAGGGCGAAAATCCGCGGACTGTACCTACCTGCTGTCCTACAAATGAAGGACGTGCTGCGGGCAAGCAACGACACGGTGTCCAAACTGGAGCTGGCCAACTCGAAGGAGGTCCATGGCGCTCTCCCCTATTGGGTTGATGGTGAACCTCAGAGAAGGTTTGCAAGACTCAGAGACGCCAAGCTGGCCGCTCGTGGTCGCAGCAAGATCTGA
- the RSO55 gene encoding Rso55p (similar to Saccharomyces cerevisiae YLR281C; ancestral locus Anc_6.76) → MFVLRRSFSRCVRLQIKRTQFPPRPKFTAEMESQCEESFLHGGRGPRWTGRSRTKVTKRRKVTTATRADRNCRFLPGDEVTGAEPRDSKTENGLSIECGRRCEEDRGRVGVGTAAEKG, encoded by the coding sequence ATGTTCGTTCTGCGCAGGAGTTTCTCACGTTGTGTTCGCTTGCAGATCAAGCGCACGCAGTTCCCGCCAAGACCGAAATTCACTGCGGAGATGGAGTCCCAGTGCGAGGAGAGTTTCCTCCACGGTGGACGTGGTCCCCGGTGGACAGGAAGGAGTCGAACGAAGGTGACGAAACGTCGAAAAGTGACAACTGCGACACGTGCCGACAGGAATTGTCGTTTCCTGCCAGGAGACGAGGTCACGGGAGCGGAACCGCGAGATAGCAAGACAGAAAATGGCCTCTCAATTGAGTGCGGACGCCGCTGCGAAGAGGACCGAGGCCGTGTCGGGGTGGGAACAGCGGCGGAAAAGGGCTAG
- the PUT7 gene encoding Put7p (similar to Saccharomyces cerevisiae YLR283W; ancestral locus Anc_6.77): MFRLTSSPRKVFQLALRYARVERFHGNVLCANKSMSIVGRNTSKVRSTTTTTQTPKNDLIKTLSEQLILETHLNLHKPTRAENQMDTMQIYRRLTQNKGAPAFNRAQSLLLLDIIRDLLNDNFYNDYNDKFLRDFEIDKQLHLYHSLESEIHYIIDKSRSTELNRNHLQLMRLQRDLGTTVDEINELIIDSFDKDAKLELNQQKSDNTLLYNRINLNLNDCTNKITVKIVSGIKSEIENLRWQTTRSGLLAIIILASLLLTGVVVSNKKSRTDSQDSDGNEVDNDVDIII; encoded by the coding sequence ATGTTCAGGCTGACCAGTTCCCCGCGGAAGGTTTTTCAATTGGCATTGAGGTATGCTCGAGTGGAACGGTTTCATGGCAATGTGTTGTGCGCGAACAAATCGATGTCCATAGTAGGAAGAAATACAAGCAAAGTACGGAGCACAACTACAACGACACAGACGCCAAAAAACGATCTTATCAAGACTTTATCGGAACAATTGATCTTGGAGACACATCTGAATTTGCATAAACCGACACGCGCGGAAAACCAAATGGATACGATGCAAATATACCGTCGGCTGACTCAAAATAAAGGTGCCCCCGCGTTCAACAGGGCACAAAGTCTTCTGCTATTGGATATCATCCGAGACTTGCTCAACGACAACTTCTACAACGATTACAACGATAAGTTCTTGAGAGACTTCGAGATCGACAAGCAACTGCACCTTTACCATTCGTTGGAGAGCGAAATCCACTACATCATCGACAAGTCGCGATCCACAGAACTAAACAGGAATCACCTGCAGCTCATGAGACTGCAAAGGGACCTGGGGACCACGGTGGACGAGATCAACGAGCTGATCATCGACTCGTTCGACAAGGACGCGAAACTGGAACTAAACCAACAGAAAAGCGATAACACGCTACTGTACAACAGAATCAATTTGAACTTGAACGATTGCACAAACAAGATTACCGTGAAGATCGTGTCTGGGATCAAGTCCGAGATTGAAAACCTGCGGTGGCAGACCACCCGAAGCGGACTGCTCGCCATCATCATACTGGCGTCACTGCTCCTCACCGGGGTCGTAGTTTCGAACAAGAAGTCTCGAACGGACTCGCAAGATAGCGATGGAAATGAAGTGGATAACGATGTAGACATTATTATATAG
- the NNT1 gene encoding S-adenosylmethionine-dependent methyltransferase (similar to Saccharomyces cerevisiae NNT1 (YLR285W); ancestral locus Anc_6.79) has protein sequence MSDVESLEAGGLFEEPEGFLPPPPEPHYAEYDREMISPMSKSKQRHIDLKLVGSSPLWGHLLWNSGIYTAKHLDKHPELVLDKNVLELGAAGALPSVVAGLIGAKRVVSTDYPDADLMSVIRENAKSLENVSVEGYIWGNDYSDVLSHLENPAEKFQLVILSDLVFNHTEHHKLLKTTRDLLSADGKALVVFSPHRPWLLDADLAFFETAKNEYGFDVERIEMVHWKPMFEEDDETVEVRSRVYAYYMSHPSVDSKIV, from the coding sequence ATGTCTGATGTGGAGTCGCTAGAAGCTGGGGGTTTGTTTGAGGAGCCAGAGGGGTTTCTGCCGCCACCACCGGAACCTCATTATGCTGAGTACGACAGGGAGATGATCTCGCCCATGTCTAAGTCAAAACAGAGGCACATCGATCTGAAGCTCGTTGGGTCGTCGCCGCTATGGGGCCACTTACTGTGGAACTCCGGTATATACACAGCTAAGCATCTGGACAAACACCCGGAGCTTGTGCTGGACAAGAACGTGCTCGAATTGGGCGCCGCTGGTGCGTTGCCCTCTGTGGTCGCAGGGCTGATTGGCGCTAAAAGGGTCGTCAGCACGGACTACCCAGACGCGGATTTGATGAGTGTTATCAGGGAGAACGCCAAATCCTTGGAGAACGTCTCTGTGGAGGGATACATCTGGGGGAACGATTACAGTGATGTACTGTCGCACCTGGAGAATCCAGCCGAGAAGTTTCAACTGGTCATTCTGAGTGACCTCGTGTTCAACCACACAGAGCACCACAAATTGCTGAAAACGACGAGGGACTTACTGAGCGCAGATGGGAAGGCGCTCGTCGTCTTCTCCCCTCACAGACCGTGGCTACTGGACGCGGATCTCGCGTTCTTCGAAACCGCAAAAAACGAGTACGGGTTTGACGTGGAACGCATTGAAATGGTCCACTGGAAACCGATGTTtgaggaggatgacgaaACGGTAGAAGTCAGATCGAGAGTGTACGCATACTACATGAGCCACCCTTCGGTTGACTCGAAGATTGTGTAA